ATgtaagaagaaagagaggagttCATTTCTTCTGTTGTAGTTCCCATTTGATTCACAATTCAAGTTCAGTTGCCCAGGAAAAGCGCCCTGGTTATTTTTGTCCTCAACAATTCAGTTATAGAAAACATTGCCAGATTCTTCCCAGCTTCCACTCTCCCTCTACCTACCAGCCAATCAGTTGCTAGATGATTATCCAGATGTTTCTGATGTGTTTTGTTGTTAATATTCCCAGTATACTTCAAGGATAAGGGTACAGATGTTGCTTGAGGATATGCTTGCCAAAGACCGGTTCTAATTAAGCCACTTGTCATTTTTTGCTTGGTTTCATTTTGACCACTGGGTGCATCATGCAACCGTGTTGGATATTTTTAAGAGCATAAAAATACAGACAGCAGCAGTTAATTGATCTCACATAGCACAAAGAGGCAGTTAAGAATACAAAACTTGGTGTCAGATGATTAAATAAACGATTAGGAAAGAGACCATTCCTTTACATCTAGAAACCCTCCCCACCTCTCGCCCCCATCCCCCTCAAAACCAAGCCATCTCTAAGTAATGGAAGAGAACTTCGGCAACAAAGAAGTGGCTTTGGTAGAAAACACTTTCCAaggcttattttaatttttgctttaaaagtaattgtttctctccctttcctccaaGAATAGGAATATTTGTTTCTTACCCCTTGAAACATTAAGGCTTTTAGAGTTCGTTATGATTTCTTACCTATACTACGTGTTAAGTTTTCGTAAAGCTCAGTCTATACAAGGCTGACTTTTTTTCTGAGCACTGTGCTTATAGTCAGCCCGAGTCTCTCCCCGACCCCATGGCCACCTCTGCCCATCGCAGCCCTAGGCGCTGATCTGGCAGGTGCGAGGCTGAGGCCCGGCGCTCAGCGAAGGAGGCCAAGTTTACTCAGTGCGCGCGCCCTAGAGGAGGCAGCGGCAGCCGCAGGCCTGGCCGCTCGAACTTTTCGAGGCCGGCAGGAGAGCGGGGAGGCAGGCCGACCTGCCCTGCTAGTACTGGAGAAGACTCCCTTTGCGCCAGCTCGCTCTCCGCCTTTCTACAGCCAGCGCGGCAGAGattctgaggccctgcggctttTCACCGCCGTCTTAATTAACAAACCCCCGCGCCGAACAGTGGAGTTCGGGACAGCCCGGGTTTCGCGTCGCAGACTCCAGCCCGCCCACTAGCCGAAGGAGGACAGGCCCGGCTTGCCTGGGCAGAACCCCGCTCCAGCTGGGGCCTGGCCGCCGGGTTGGCGGGCGGGAGCCAGCGCGAGAGACTGAGGGAAGGAGGCGGGGAGCTAGGAGACCGGAGGAAGGGAGCGGGGCTGAAGGGGCGGAGCCTGCGAGGCAGCGGGCGAGAGCGCCAGCGGGGCGGAGGGCGGAGCGTGGGCCGGGCCCAGCCTTCCCGCTCCCCGGGCGCTGCAACTCTGCCGAGCCTCCTTAAAACTCTGCCGTTAAAATGGGGGCGGGTTTTTCAACTCAAAAAGcgctcaatttttttcttttcaaaaaaagctGATGAGGttggaaaaaagggagagaaaccGGCACCGTCTCTGAGAGGCAACAGAAGCAGCAATTGTTTCAGcgaaaaaagaagcaagtgagggaggaaaggaaaagagcagAAAGGGGGAAGACGCGCAAGTGACTGTAAGGGTGAAGGAAGCAGGGGCTGGCGATTTGGGGGACCAGCTACAACAGCAACTGTCACTGGGAGCACTGCGGCTTGGAAAGAAGCTTTGCTGCCAGGCTGGGCTCCAGGGCACAGCTGGCTGGCGGCTGCCCTGTCCAGGCACAGGCTCGGGGCACGGCGAAGGCCCGGAACCGCGAGAGGTTGGCGAAGTGGCACCAGGCGCTGAAGCTGCCGGGCTCTTGCTGAGAAGGCGGCTGGACTAGCTGCGCCCTGGAACTGTGGCGACTCCCCCTACTCAGAGGTTGGCCTGCACTTCCCAGGACCTCCCCATCTCCGGAGGCCCCCAGAAAAccgggaaaggaaggaaaagacggcggcggcggcagctcAATGAGTGCCTACAGCAGAAAGCCTGAACTAGCTCGGTCGTAGGCGGGAAGTTACGGGAGGGCTGCCCTGTGCAGCCGCGATGCTGCGGCGAGCTGCGCCAGCGGCCAGGGCCCGATAGACGCTTCCCGCATCgctctcctccttcctcaggtTGCCGGGAGTCCCGGGACCTGGTGGGGCCGGCATGACGGGCTTGCTGGGGGCCCGCCACGCTCCTGGCAGCCTCCGGATACGCGCGCCGAGCCCGGCTCCCACGACCTCTGAGGTTCGGCGGGGCTGCGGCAGCCTGCCGGGCCAGATCGGGAGCCTTCCCGGGCGGCGTTAGCCCGCGGCTCGGCCCGGACGTGACTAAAGGCTCTTCTGGAGAAGCCGAGAGCACTAGGGAGCCGTGAAGACCTGTAACTTGAGGGCCACGGAACTGCTACTCCCGTTTGCCTTTGGCGATCATCTTTAACCCCCCGGAGCACGTCAGCATCCAGCCACCGCGGCGTTCTCCCAGCAGCTAAGGACTCGGGACTACCCCTTCGGCGAGACGGATGGAAACCGAGCCCCTTCGAGGACCTGCCTCTGCAGTTCTGGCTCATGCGACTCAAGTCACCACCGTGAACAAGGGTGGGTTAATGCCTTTTCTTCCGCGGTGTTTTCTGCCCTGATCTGGTCCCTTAAGTCTCCACACACATTCCTCACTGAGATCTGTTTCATAGGTACGTGACAGCTCTGTCTACATCTTACGTCCACAATAATTAACCAGGAATgttatgtgtgtctgtgtctctctgttgAATCACTAGAATTCTTCATAGGGGTTAAGCTAAAAAGCGAGAAGAGGAGCCCCTCTCCAATGGCTCAGTTTTGCTGAATAATCACGTGTGAATCGAGGGGCGGGCTTTTGGCAGGCAGATCTTACTAGTATTTACTACCAAGCTCTACTCCAGATTAACCATCCCAGTCCTTCTGTCAGTCCCCGATGCCATCATGCAGCCTAGTTAGGagcaaaggaaaggggaaaaaggaaagcaaCTAATTCATCTTTTCCCGATCGTCAGGACCCTAAAGAATGGCCGAGCCTTGGGGGAACGAGTTGGCGTCCGCAGCTGCCAGGGGGGACCTAGAGCAACTTACTAGTTTGTTGCAAAATAACGTAAACGTCAATGCACAAAATGGATTTGGAAGGACTGCGCTGCAGGTTGGTATTCAGAGAGGTGGGGAAAACAGGTCAGTAATGTTGCCTACGTGACCCGGGTTTCTAGAATGACAGCTTTTACTCTTTCAGTGGTAACAAAATTTCACTGTTTTTCAACCTAGTTGGTTgccatattttatatctttaagtgGATCCAACTCCCCAAAATGACGTACTTTGAACAAATTCGTCAAATCCCATAACATCCTCGATATCAAGTGAGTTCCAGGTTTGATCTTAATTTTTGGAATGTTTTTGTGACGGTGGGGATCTTAAAGTAGTCATTGTAGCGCcgaggtttgttttgttttgttttctaagacAGCTCTGTAAAcacattattatgattatttgaaGTAAATACACTGCTATTAGTGGTTTCACGTACTTTGCTCCCAATAATTGACTTTAACGTTAATTTTCTTGGCTACTGGCAAGAGTGTTTTTCCTTCAAATACTTCAAGTTTTGACAAACGacctttcctcatttgtaatggGTGGCTTGGGCACCGGGACAGGATGTACATTTCACAGTTAATGTAATACCATCCACTCATTCAGGAgtgggaaagaataaaaatttgaattttctaataAGAGCTTAGCTGCAATGTTTTTGTCTCTGCGATCATGCCGTGGTATGCTCTAATTTTCAGTAATTAGATTTACAGGAAACAATTGACATGTGTCCAGCTGCCAAGAATTGtacctgataatttttttcctcctctgagtGTTATATGTAATTTAGTTGAAAagcttagaaacagaaaaatggcaaaatagtATCAAATAGTTGCTTTATCAGAGTTCTAATGACATTCTTATGAGCTATTCTTATTTGGAAATGCAACACTTGAAGTTGTTTTTGAAAACTTATTGGGGAGAGGGTTTTTAGAGGGCTTTGTTTCGGTTGtgagaatttgaaatttaagtgGCAAGATATATACTATTAACAGATGAAATCTATAcagtttgtacattttaaatcagAATACACTGGCCTTTCAAAAATTTCAGTATTAAGGAAGCTTATGCATAGATACTACATTATTTATCTTGTTATTTCAGGTAGATTAAGTagggaaaggattttttttcctttttccctctagGAATTTTGAACAGGTTTGGTGATGATAGCAATTCCACAAATTTAATATACTGAAAAGTTTCCTGTTAAAAACTCAAAAGATTATGTAAACCTCACAAAGAATGAGCCACTTAACCCACGTTCAGAATAAGATCTTACAGGACTTTTGACGAACAGGAAGACTGGGAGATTAACACTACAAAAAAAACAGTtttgacaaacatttttaatacaaCCTTGAATCTTGTTTATATTAAACATACTTATCAAGATACTAACACCCACTTATTGTGGCTTAGTCCTAGTACataaaatgaaacacacacacacaaacaggagTTTCAAAGCTTATTTTCAGTATGCATAATCATGACTCTGAAGTAATGTCATAACTCCAGAAagaattttcttcaaaatcattTCCAATATTGCTATTATGTTCTGTGAAAGAAGGCAGATTTACTTCtgaaattatgtttatttaactCAATTGCAAAagctttttcctcctccctcGTGGAGTTTTTCTATCAGGATAATATCAAAGGCCTTAATCGTACTTACAAAGATCCAAagtgtctcttatttttctcattctaggtccttaaatgtgACTAAATCTTTAGAGACAATTGTGGCAAAAATtagattatattaatttttaatgaccAAAAGTGTATTTCATTgaaattcttgaaaaataaattatgtatctttttttaaccACTGTTCCAAAAGAAGGGCTAAAAGTCAATAGGGTTTTGTTCAATGGGGAATCCTTAATATTTTGGCCACCTATAGTTttcattcacaaaatattattcactctaaatattttttgttacttaatttgtgattatttttacaaaaaataatttaaacacatCAACTTTGTATTCTCCAATAGATTATCATCTAATTTCATAAACATTGAGTGTGTCTATTATGTAAGCTATCTATTATTAATTTAGATTATTATGaatatacctaaaaataaatgaagccagttaaaatacagaaaatttctCACATGTTAAGGAgcgaaatattttttaaaactaaattatatattttttatacttatatgCTGCTCtacaagatattttataattataagatACTAATAATGACCTTATTAGAgtgaaatatattcaaataacagCAGATAAGTATTTTGTGATGTGAATTATTTGACTGTTGATAGCAAATGTTAATACCACATCgtacttttaaaatgttggcaGTTTACAAATAACTATTCCTAAATGCTTGATAATAACTGCAAAAGGAAATAAGATGGGATCACCAGTTGATTACTAAATGGGCTCAAACCACAAGACAAGGCTGTCCATGTCCCAAAACACTCACtaaatgtctatttttacttcttttgatcACTTGAAAATAAGAAGGCTAGTGAGAACTTTGAGAAGTAGTAGATAATATAGCAGGAtgactatttcattcttttcaagaACAGTTGCCATACAATCATTTCCTATCTACTATAAGGCATATCAGGAACTTGGTTTTACATAAATTGATATCATAAGCAATGTAGAACACTGTTGCTTATTTAACACCTTAATAATCAGTAACATTGTGTAATTTCAAATGAAGGATTCTAAGCACTAAGTACACTAGTGACCAATATTAAATAacttgcaaagaaaaaatattttagtgaaagGCTTGGAAATTTGGTACTATATCTATTTGGAAggaatttgtaaaaattaatcatttaagaAGGTACCAGAAAATATCATTTAACAGATAATTTTTACACTAGGTGATAGATTCAGATGTGTCAAAACACTTGTTTTGGGGTTTACAGAAACTTACCATCCTTATTTGCTTTCAGTacctatttagaaaataaagtttaatcaCATTTGATTTTCCAGAATTAATACCCAAGGCACATTTTTAGTATGAACAACCAAACAAAATGAGATTCTTATTTAAATcccaaattccatttcttttattttaattccatttcttttattttaaactcagATGGAAAACTGAGTTATCAGTGAATTTTATACAAGTTGCACAAATTCTGTCCTATTGATCATTTTATCCTACTTTGGGGCCCATTTAAGATATTCCATCATAGGAGCTCAATTTTAAGAAGTTTTCTTCTACGTTTACCTACTAGAACTTTTCTGCAACTCAGCCCTTCAAACTCCATCCTATGGGTCTTCCCCAAGCACTCTATCAAAAATAAATAGTTAACATAAATAGAAGGGcagatagatattttaaaatatttctgtagcATGAGCACTTGAAGGATTCTAccacttttacttcttttctagGTTATGAAACTTGGAAATCCTGAGATTGCCAGGAGACTACTACTTAGAGGTGCTAATCCCGACTTGAAAGACCGAACTGGTTTCGCTGTCATTCACGATGCGGCCAGAGCAGGTTTCCTGGACACTTTACAGACTTTGCTGGAGTTTAAAGCTGATGTTAACATCGAGGATAATGAAGGGAACCTGCCCTTGCACTTGGCTGCCAAAGAAGGCCACCTCCCGGTGGTGGAGTTCCTGGTGAAGCACACGGCCAGCAATGTTGGGCATCGGAACCATAAGGGGGACACCGCCTGCGATTTGGCCAGGCTCTACGGGAGGAGCGAGGTCATTAACCTGATGCAGGCAAACGGGGCAGGGGGACCCTCTAATCTGCAATGAATGTGGGGAGGGCTTTCCCACATGGTCTCTACTTTGCTAGTTAATTGGGTGGctgttatgattattttaatatcatttgttaaaatacagttttgtcatattttaagCAGCTAGTTAAATCTTCTGAAATTGCATAAGTGAAAATCTTACACATATATTTAAGCAACATCTTTTTCACCTGCAAAATCCTGATTCCTAACGTGTAATTGCAAATAGCTTTGGctttcttctgaatattttatctttccttgCTTCCCGCTTTGCCAATCTCAATACTCAATACTgggaaagtttgtttttaaaatggtttGCCCTGATGCTTCTTTTGCCTAATTAAAAGACTTTCAAAACAGGACGACAGTTTTCTGTGATTTTCACTCTATAACCCACAGACAACTTGCCACTTCCTAAAGAGAAGTGTACTAAAAGTTCATTGATGTTTTAAGTCTTGACATTGGAAAAAGTAGAGCAAATGGAAAACTAGACATGTATTTTTTATGATTcacttattcttttcttcctgtcccCATATTCCCCATCTCAGATTCTACTTGGTTCCTAGTATTTCTGCTTTAAAACAGAATAAGGACAACATTTTTTGAAGATCAAACCTGAAATTATTTCAGTGCGAACTTTTCCTAATGTTCAgtcttccctttttcttaaaGTCAAGTCAAATAGTTGAAGGACAGGTTTCAGGAGTAGGAATCTGAAAACAAATTGTTAGCTCTAAAAaccagttttaaaagaaaatgccacTTTAAAAGTGCTTcccattaattgatttttaattacaaaatgaaaCAACTGGTTAAATAATACACTTGCCACAATTATAAGTACACTACATATAACATTGACTTTTTCTCTCCAAATgccagaaatgtaaaattataaaatgtttaagtattaaataaaatacaataccaACTTTTAGGTGGTGAAAAactctgcaagaaaaaaattttaaaaattatatataaaagccATAACTATTTTAGGGTCTGCAGAACAATAAATGTAGTAACTTGTACAATAATAACTAAGCTGCTCCCACATATGGTACTTATTTCCTCAAAACTTTTTAGTAAAGGAGTATAAAATCTTTTTAGGAACATGTTtagctaaaaatgtaaaaaaaaactttttttgaaagaaatagaaataccaaatTTCCGAAGAGGATTTTCCAGCATCTACTACTAACTATCATTTTAGTTAAAGATTatctaaatttataaatactttttatgttttatgtgaaAGTTGTTTTATGTGAAAGTTGCCTCCTCCTTCATAAGCTCTTTGCCCTTGctccaaaaagaacaaaatacttcaAGGTTTATTGAAGGACATGGTTCTGAAGCCTGCCCTAAGAAGGATTGGAATGGTTGCAGGCAGTggttttcaataatttatttttcatgatagtATAAAAGAATATAGGAGGAAAAGTTTAAACCTTTTCATTTTGCACTAAAATCCACAATCTCTAAGTGCAACAAGATTTTGACTTCTGTCATCTTTAACCACAAGTTACTAAGTAAATTTTTATggtaacataaaattaaacttaaaacatttttttaaaaagaaaaagtagtaatTGAgatgactttaaagaaaaaaggattttgtctttaaaaatagtcaatatgCAAAATATACTACCTtagctgaatattttttaaatacaacacTATTATTGAAAGTAATAAAAACGACCCTTATTGCAACTGTAAAGATGGacatttctgaatttaaaatcCAGTTTAATGGACTTTACAATATCTAGCATGTCTCAGCATTGACTTTATTTCATAAAGTAAAACTTCCCTTTCAAGATTtcataagcaaaagaaaagaactgcAATAGCTTTGTTCTCGGGTGGTCGTAGCACAACAGGGGGAGAGGAAGCTCTATCTTTTCATCTGCCTAAAATTTGCTAGGCATTAAAACATTGCCACATTACTCTGGCTCTCCGCAGGAAGTAGCTTTGCTAATCTAAGTATTTTAGAAATGAGTTGTGTGGTCCCATCTAGGAAATATGAAAAGCTATTATTCAATCTCTCAAAAACCTCGACAATATTCAGTAAGACTCTTGAATTTGCCGAAAtgtatagaatggaagaaaaggtGCTGCTGAGTGTAATGGAGTCTAATTTGCAGCGAACTGAGGTGGGGAGGAATCTAAACTTATTCAGATGCAAAGGGTGGGGTGCAAGTGCTAGTTAATAGAGTGCCCTGAGCCCCAGGGGAAGACGCTGTAATAAGGATGCAGGATACCAAGCAGGGATGTGCTCTCAAATTCAATTCTTCACTGCGACCGCATCCACTTCGGGAAACACAGGCTCAGACTTTGGCCAGTAAACTGAAGCCAAGCTTACacctggggtgaggggaggcacTAACAGGACCTCAGTCCATGTTCTGGCCCTTGAACCACTATGCACAGTACTTTTTATCATATTTCGGTAGTGAATTAATAGTTTTCTGATAAATATTATGCATCTCGCAATGGGTGTGATGAgttcatgtacacacacattgGGTGACCAATGTATAGATAAAGTATTCTGTCGTGGGAAAGCAAGTCACTTGGTAATATGAAAATTTTCCCTTGTCCTATTGATCAAATGAATGTTGTGGAATCCGTGGGTCAGGACTGGTTTCAAAATCTCAGTTCCCAAAAAGGTGCTTTCGGCTTTTACGGGGGTAGAATACTCTAGAAGCGCCAGAAGATCACGGTGCTGGAGCAAGAAAGGGTCGTCCTCGCAGCCTTCCTGATGTGCCCTAAGTAACCTTAGTCAAAAGGCGcgggagggggggcggggggagtccCTGTCTTGGTCTCTGGAGACTGTTTTGCTTTTACGCGGCAGTTCCATGAAAACAGATCCACGCAGGAACCTAGTGACAGGCAGGAGACAAACTTCACGCCTGAGACCCAGGATAAAGCTCTGCACATGGCAAACCTAAACTCTCTACGGAGGGGCTGCGGAGACATCCCTTCTGTCCCTTTGAAACTCTTTCACCAGTCTCCAGCTCCAGCCCCCAAAGCCCGAGTGAGGAAGCTGGAGCCCAGAGCTCCCTCAGGGCGCGCAGCacagcccggggtgggggtggggacgctTCAAAACCGTTAGCTCGcgttttttcccctccctctctaaagtgtcttttcttttctcttcctgtccaaatatttcaaatttccgCGCCTTAAATAACAGTCTccttttatttagttagtttccTCGGCAGGTTTGGCCGCCCGCTTGTCTCTGCCCCCCTACCGGCCAGGGGCGCCTGGGGCGCCTCGGTGCTGCCTGCAGCCCCCGCGCACTGCCCCTGGCCCAGCTAGCGGGACACAGAGCGCGCCCGCCAGAGCCACAGCCCCCTGCGGCCGCGACCTCGCCTGACCCGCTGTCCCGGCACCGGGAGCCAACTAAggctgcccccagcccagacgcctgcctgcctcccagctTGACTTCCCTCTCCGGACTTTGGAGCGTCTTCTGCTTTGAGGCTTGGATCCTGGTGGCCCAGGAACAGCAGAAGGGCTGCGGCAATAGGAAAGCAGAAGAGGACAGTGGCCGGAGccggccccagcccccaccccgcgGGTAACCTTGGAGGCGCCCTCGGAGTGAGTGTGTGCGCTGCCGCGCCAGCCGGCTGGGGCGAGCTGGCTCTCGGCGCGGCGGGCAGGAGGCgggagctgggggcggggaggggagcgggCTCCGGCGCCTCCCGGCCGCCGCCGCAGCGCCCCGGGAGCTGCGGGTTACCCCGGCGTCCAgcgccccccctccccgcccgggTCCTGGCCCTCAGGCAGCAGTCCCCGATGAGGCGGCAGCCATCCCACTGGATGGCTCCGGCGACCTGTGCCTGAGGACTGGGGCTTGAGGGCAGCGTGGGAGCAGGGGCAGGCGGGCCGGTGAGTGCCTAGCTCTGCAGAGGTGAGCTGGCGGCGGGACGCAGCGGGGCGGCTGGTGCAACTCAGTGCCCCGAGTCAAAGCTcgctctcccttcccctccccccatgacAGCTGAGGACAGCCGGGCGCTGAGCCTCGCGACCAACTGCGTAGAGGCAAATGCCTCTCTGGCTTCTTAGCCCCTTAGACTATTCGGAAAGTTGCCCTGTGGTTTTGCCTTTCCCCCCATAACGTATTAGACGTCCAGGACTGAAAATGCACTTTCAATTCTGAAGACCCTCAGCCTGAAATACAGGGAATTGCAGGGCTAGGGTGCGCAAAACGTCTAGAAGGGGTCTTGTTTTTCAATCCGGAATAGTTTCAAAAAATCGAGTACTGTATGGATCATCAGCGATgccttaaaagaataaaaacttctcAGATCTGGATATAGACTTGGTAAATTAAGGTTCCGGTGAAATGTTTTGTCATTTGCGATAGAAACACTGTGCATTCAGGTGTTAGGATGTGGGTTTGGAATTTTCAGTGCTGTCTTTAATCCTCAAAGACATTAAATAACAGTATGGTAACATACCTGGCAAGTGAGCAAAGGTTATCCTTGCCACCACAGCACCTGCAAAAGCACAAGTGGAACTCCCATATTTTGCTTCCCGAGTACTAAAATGGCTTCTGAACCGTACAGAGGTACCAGCACATACGGGGAGAGGGACCGGGGACAGGAGGACagtgtgtacatttttaaaaactacacagATATATTATTACACTTCAATTGTTCCAGCTCACCTCTTTCTCCCAGCCCCCGTCATCATCGGTCAAGGAAGAATTTTAGTTTAGGCCTATTCAATAATTCTATATTaagcctttttctctttcctcacatctctctctcctccacacacacacacacacacacacacacacacacacacacacacacaaaataacaaCCAGCCAAAAACATAAACTCTTTGGGGGAGGAAGTAAAAAACCACTAATCTTTATCCAACTACACGTCATTTCTGTTGGGCACTAAGGAGAAATCCTACATACAACCAatgctatgaaagaaataatttaccAGGACTTCAAACGCATTTAATTGGTATAATTAAAGTGATCTTGTCTTTTAACGTGAAGTTAATGAGACAATTTCTGGAATTGATGAGTGAAAACCTCAAAAATCTTCCTGGaaatttttggagacagaaatTTCTGCTCTTTAAATTTCATCAGTAGTTACTTAGAAAAAAACCTGATACTTTATCTTGACCATATAAAGTAGTATCATGTTgaccaaatttattttctttatatgctttaGATTTTCAGATGTGCTATATGAATAATGAAAGTTCACAGATAAAGGAAAACTGCCAACATCTTTTAATGccaaatttttaatttagaaatgcaACCAAATTATCATACCTTATTAAAATACAGTCCATTCCCCTGTTCCTTCTCAGTGTACACTGTGTGTAACTTGTTGGTAAAGTCTGTTCTgagtttaaaatttatactttggaaatatgatttcctaaaataaaaaataacttactgGCCTTAATTTGGCTATTTTGTACACAATATAATAGTATctccttttctaatattttggaaCTATTGTACATTTTGGGAATTCTTATTCCATAGTTTTCccctttagatatttttattaaaaagtgattGTCCTCAATATGATACAGCAGCATTCTGATGCCCTTTCTGCTAATTCAAGCACTTTAGACCAAACCTATACAggccatttaaaaatgaacatttatttcttcttttgtccaAGTTTGAAACAGATATGaatgaat
This region of Microcebus murinus isolate Inina chromosome 2, M.murinus_Inina_mat1.0, whole genome shotgun sequence genomic DNA includes:
- the CDKN2C gene encoding cyclin-dependent kinase 4 inhibitor C, which produces MAEPWGNELASAAARGDLEQLTSLLQNNVNVNAQNGFGRTALQVMKLGNPEIARRLLLRGANPDLKDRTGFAVIHDAARAGFLDTLQTLLEFKADVNIEDNEGNLPLHLAAKEGHLPVVEFLVKHTASNVGHRNHKGDTACDLARLYGRSEVINLMQANGAGGPSNLQ